TTTGCAAGGCCGCACAGCTCCCGAACTTCCCCGTACCATTGGCTGGGCTGCAGGTGTTGTAGTTTGTCGTGGTAGAAGGTCTTCTTGACTGTTTTTATTTCCCTGGCGACTGTATTGCGGAATTGTATGTAGGCGAAGATGTTGTGCGAGTGGAAGGGTTGATATTCTGTTgagaaatctgtgtgtgtgtgtgtgtgtgtatgtaaattatttatttatttatataatgcacgcgcatacttatatattaatgatagatagtctctctatttgttttatttttttttttcatttcatacatTTTCTCCTCAAATCTATAGGTcttcatttacccttttcccAAACACAGCTTTAACTCCACACTCAATCCCTCAGACGTGAGCCTCAAAGACCTCCAACTTAGCGATCTCAAGTTCGAGGTCATAGCGAGGAGAAGCGGTCATCTGCTGAACAAGCCCGTAGCTGACCTCCTCGTGCCCTTGAGTAAGGTCAAACTCGAGGCGGATAAACCAGTCACAGCCTTGGAGCCTTTGTGCCTGAGGAAAAAggtattttttgtcgttttttcctctttttatgtttAGGTTTGggttgcttgtttgtagttggtGACAAGtggatgtgcgtttgtgtgtgtcttagtcGCTGTGTTTTTTTAGTCTTGTGTGtggaattttttttattgtttttgttggtgtgtgttatgtgtgtttatgtcttcTTATTGTTATGTTTGCCTGtcatcttgtttgtgtgtgtatggtttgttTGCACTCTTATTATTAAGTTTGCAAGCTCTTATTTGTGTAGTTAAGAAGTCTTGTTTATGTCAGCGCGTTTGTTTTTACTGTGTACGTGTTTTTATATGTGCTTTTTGCGTACGGATTGTGCTTGTTTCCCAATGTATTTGCTGGTTTGTTTAAATGTGATTTTGTTTAGTTGTTCtagatttttgtttgtgtatgtatgctagTTTGTAAAGCGCTAATTTTTCTCAGTTGACTTTTGTTTGTGTTATGCGTGGGACTTACTTCCTTTCgatgtgtttgtttctgtctttataatgtgcctttgtttgtgtatgatttgATTAGTGAATTATTATTCTCTTTGGATCGTGAATTATTTAATGTTAAAAAACACATAGTTTCAAATGACAAAAAAGTCTCATAGCATTTAAACATTCACTAATCTCACCCTCACACCCCACTCATCCCCAACCATACCCCAACCataccccaacccacccacccacccacacccactgcACCCCCCGATCAACCCACCCGCCCactcaacccacccacccactcaacccaccctcccacctcctgCATCCACACCCTCGCCCATCTCCCCCAACCCACACCTCACACCCATACCcctacttctaccccccccccccccccaggacgcAGCTCCAGACCGGAACGGGCGAAGAGCCTCGGACGCGAACTGGGGCGAAATCCAGGTCTTGGCCCAGTACAAGGAGACCGGGAGTTCGCAGGGAAGAGTGAAGATCGTGGTTCTGAAGGCGCAAAGCACGGTGGTCAGTGCGAAGGTGAGTCGGTGATAACGATGGGGGAGAGTTATGCTTGtaaggatggggatggtgatggtgatggtggtggtggtggtggtggtggtgatggtggtggtagtggtggtggtggtggtggtgatggtggtggtagtggtggtggtggtgatggtggtggtagtggtggtggtggtggtgatggtggtggtagtggtggtggtggtggtggtgatggtggtggtagtggtggtggtggtgatggtggtggtagtggtagtggtggtagtggtagtggtggtggtggtgatggtgatggtgatgaggaggagagggagtaggaagaggaagatccTCATcagtataaaaaataacaataatagtattaacaaaatcataacaataataataagaataagaaaatgaaaaaaaaaaaaaaaaaaaaaggatattgataatagtgaaaatgatattaCTGAAAATGTTTTTGACAGCAGTTACAAAtaaccattactactacaaccatcattatcatcataattaccattcctAATACCTCTCTAACTGgcatatattaccatcattactaactCTCAGTAACAGcgctcaccatcaccatcatcagtgtcACCACGCGATATGGACAAAGGCTGCCTTATCTCTTTTCCACGAACCCTGACATTTTCGTTTTTAATACGTTATTTTCCTCTGCATCCTGTTTTTGGCGTTGCGTTTTATCCTCCTTGTGGACAAAGAagcattttttcctccttctctttttcggtATTATATGGATTAGCTTTAGCATTGTGATCATCAACAAtgtttttattccttcatttatataatgatcattattattgttgtaattattgttatcatcatcatcatcatcatcatcatcatcatcatcatcatcatcatcatcatcatcatcatcatcgtcatcatcatcatcatcgtcatcattatcgttagtaagttagaaataaagataaaaatgatgataattatgataatgatgactgtgatgaagatggtgatgataagaataatggagcTCGTGTGTCTGCAGCGACATCATTTGTTTGATGTCACTAATAAACGCACAGATTAAATGTGAAGGAAAGCTGCCGTTGTGAACTGCCAACCCCGCATTACTAGCCACTAGCCAATTTCCATTCCCGCAGCTAGGAATGGAAGTAAGCAAAAAGCATTCgctgtctgaccctctctctctccttgcttgtCACTCGCATTTGCCTTGTCTCGGTGGCGTCTGAGGCACAttcttttgataattattttcacaAAATAACTACAGTTGAAAATACTAAtgtaaattaaaaagataaatcatgAGGCATaaaactcaaaaaaacaaaaaaaaacaaaaaaaacagaaaagaaacgtaaataattaaagaaagattAAACATGCATAAAATGTGTCATCTTGTACTTAAAGTGAAATCGAAATACAATTTATATTACCGTAAGTGAATTGAAATATGaagattaataacatcaataaaagtgTTTTAAGAAAATGTACTGTAAAGattcatgataaaaaatattcataaagacCGTTACAGAAAAccagagaaagaaatgggagactatcataaaaataacaaaagtaataagagacgtgaaaaaatatatatatatataataatagtaactatattgtattattattattgctattataattaacattattatgattataatcattattaatgcttatcgatatcaccattattactatcatcattgttaccttttcttttatcaccatcatcatctttattaataatatccTACCATTATTTACTAAGATGTGCAACAGCGAAACCTGATGTTAATTAATTACCATGAACCAAACCGCCCAAAATCAAATCACCTCATTGGCAACCCATGACCATCGCCATCATAAGAAATAATCCATCGCCATCTATCGATAAATTTTCGCCAAGTCCTATCGACCAGCCAGCGAACCAATACAAcacaacttcacacacacacacacacaaaaaaaaataataacactaataataacaaccaccgaACATGAACACAACTTCGCccaaaagttaataataacacgaataacAACACCCACTTCCCCGCCAGAATTCGGGCGAGTACCACGTGGAAGTGATCATGAGGAAAGGCGAGGAAGTGCAGGAAGTTACCACCACAAAAGCGGCGCTCGGACTGAAGCCGGTGTGGAATGCGCCGTTTATCTTCGATGTGTCGCAGGAgaaggtgggtggaagggtggcagggggtgtgtttgtatgggtgtgtgtgggggggaggggggggggctgagtgggtgggtgggagtgggagttgggagagtgtgagagggagttgggtgtgtgtgtgagagggagtgggtgtgtgtgggagggagtgggggtgtgtgggagggtgtgtaggtgggtgggtggatgggagtgtacatttgtatgtgtgtgtgtgttcctttgtaTCTAttgtatattttgatttgttattgATTTATGTCTATGCTTCCTTCTCTAGCTTCTGCATgtgaattattgttgtttttcgtgtgtttgttaTTCCTACtagttgatatttatatttttcgcctttttagcttcttttttcttttcattaacaattttccttattttcctcttcctcttccacattcctcttccctttcagaCCGTTTTTACAATaagtattgattttattttataaattttggcTTCCTAATTGCTGAAAATATTGTTATCAATTGTTGTCGTTCAATATTGTAGTTGCATTTGCAATAAAATtccgaaaaaaagtaaaattactattattgaatATTGCTTTTTAAAAATGTTCATAGTATGAGAATGCTTTATTTGCAAATGAATTTCATGCTACTGAAATTGTTTTcttaaaaaggaaaatgttttgaTGGAATATTTCTTCTATATATGTTTTCAATATTTCGTTCTGCATGCTTTATTGtatgtttatcaatctctctctctctgtctctctctctctctctctctctctctctctctctctctctctctctctctctctctctctctctctccaagaaaCAAGAATTATTGAAATACATGGAGTCAATTTAACCACACGCAAATCAACGAGAAACATCTCAGTCAGCTCTCAAccgcctctccttttttccttttttttcttggtctcaATCTTTAACCACCTCTACCGTTTTCTTTTATAGGTTTAAGCTTCAATCACTCCTGTTTATTTAAGTTTAATCTCCAACcacctctccgttttctttcctagGTTCAGTCTTCAACCACCGTTCCGTTTTCTTCAATCACCACTACCATTTTCTTTCTTAGATTTAATATTCAATAACCACTCCCATTTTATTTAATCAATCTTTAACCATCTCCACAGTTTTCTTTCCCAGATTTAACCACCAACCACCTctcccgttttttgttttttttctcagattgaatctcccgttttctttcctagGTTTAATCCTGAGCCACgtatcccattttctttcctggGTTTAATCCTGAGCCAcgcctcccgttttctttttctagatAAGCGAACACTGGATAGAACTCAACCTGATACGCCTGGGATGGACCAAGAGGAAGGCGACCCTCGGCCAAGCCTTCCTCGGCCTGGGCACGACGCCAAGGGGCTCCCAGCACTGGCAGAGTATTGCCGAGTGCCCGGGCCGGGAGGTGACCCTGTGGCACCCGGTGGTtcaagaggagtgagggaaggagggatggggggagggagcaggaaggaaagggggtagagggggggaaatgagggaagtgaataggtagagagagggaagggaggagggaggaaagggagggaagtgaataaggagggaggaggaaggaggaaacgatgtgaaggagggggggggggaagaaaagagggaaggaagaaaggaaggaagaggagaaggagaggaaaggggaaagggagggaagaggaaagatgacaaggacggaggggaagggaggaggatgtgggaggaagaggggaagggggaggaagggagtgaagagaaaaaggagcgAGGGAGTAGATATATCGAGGATTGGAGAGGGagcgtaggagggagagaaggtgaaatgtaaggaaaggagggagcgaggaatctggaaagggggggtgagggagagaattaggcaacggaggaagagagggagagactaaggGAGATGATTAGAGAAAGGGAGCAAGATGAAATGAGGATGAGGGATAAAAGGCCAAGATATTAGCGgggatgagtgagtgggagatggaagggagagataatgtgaaatataaaaagggcgtgtgggggaagggggcgtggcaatgcttatatacacatttcacaTTTTTCTATAACCTGTTCTTATATACTCTATGAAATAAAGACTATATTATATGATTGTATTTCTTCGTCCAAATATGGGTGAATGCTTGTAAATAAggaacagtatatataatatgtaaatattgcgtgtgtgtatgtaagatagATTTTATAACACATtctcgatttaaaaaaaaaaaaaaaatccattttgtATATCAAATGGTAAATAAAACGATACAACTAACACATATAAACTTTATTTGTAAAATTGGCACATCAACCaactaaaaaaaagttttatttgctttattaatCAGCATTATCTTATTTGTACCCATATTTTCCCTTTAATATTTTGTTGATCTTATCAATCCATTGTTAATCAACTTTATCAATGTTCTTTGTGTACTAAGTATAAAACATAGCAATAGCATAACTTACATTGTACTTTCTACATTACGTAACTTTTAATTGCATACCTTGTGTCTGTGTACTCTTTAAAATTCATAATTAAATACAAAGTAAAAAATTCAATAGGCCATCAATTATATGATACAGAAATAAAAAGTTATTCAAGCATAAACAAGCTACTGATTTTTCACACTGACTGATTCTCCAGTGTTGTTAATTAACTTTTACACAATGATAGCAGCTTTCCCAATGTCCTGAGTTTTTATACCATGAACAACAGTGCCTTCAGCGCTGTCAATTAACTTTTATTCATACAGAGTCAAGAATTTTTTATCTGATGTTTATTAACCTCTACGTCAAAACAACAGATTCTCCAAAGTTGTACTCATTTCTTTATATAATGACGGCAGTTTTTTCGATTTCAGTTAGCTTTTACAGAATACCAACCGAGTCACATCGATTTTGCCAATAGACTTTTTcttatacaacaacaacagcctttCCGATGTTCTCTCCGTGGAACAGCCCGATGAAGGCCTTAGGCATGTTCTCGAAACCTTGTGTGACTGTCTCTTTGTATTTCAGCTTGCCCTGTTCAAAGAAAAGGACATATTATTCTGTGGATTGGTAAGGCAACAaaggaataagattttttttttttaaataagggtAGTGGAACAAGAAGGGAAAGGGACGGGGAAGAACATTGACAGAAAAATATCTACTTGGATTGACTTGTAAAGTTTTTGACGGTGTAAAATATCTATGGATCTTCAATGATGGAAATGAGTATGTAAAATTAATATGGATTATATTACATATGGATATTAATCAAGCAGTTCTGTTTtcacatatattgatatttatcttTTCATGTTTTAGAAAATCCTACAACCAGCATAATCCTTGACTCATATATGCTGATCACTTAAACACTGGAAATACACTTCCCTTTCTATTACATTGTCTATACGTGATGCCTGTAATGCTTATCTTTTCCGATTTATGTGTCATACTTTTTCTGTCCGGTACCAAGCATAAGAATAAACTAACATTTATACCATCATACCaagaaactaacaaacacaccaGTGCATTAGAATACACCGTACTAACTCCTTCTTTGATCAAGCAGGATACAGTCAGAAAGattgtaacaaatgaaaaagGACACTGAAATACTTACCAAATATACCAATATTCTTTGTGAACAAGTCGACTATTCTCTGGAAGATACTCACATATATGCAATCACTCTAAGATTAAAGACATTACAATATACCAAGATACACTTAATCATCCAAGGCAGGGTCTTTTAACCTGGGGTCCATACATGGGTTTCAGAGTCACAGTTAAAAATATTTGCATTAACGATTTTTTTTGtgtacctcatatatatatatttgtgtgtgtgtgtgtgtgtgtgtgtgtgtgtgtgtgtgtgtgtgtgtgtgtgtgtgtgtgtgtgtgtgtgtgtgtgtgtgtgtgtgtgtgtatgtgtgtatgtgtgtatgtgtgtgtgtgtgtgtgtgtgtgtgtgtgtgtgtgtgtgtgtgtgtgtgtgtgtgtgtgaataaaaaaatcTCAATAAGTCAATAGGGAAGAGGGTCCATAGCTTTTATCAGATTCTAATCTAATCTGATCTAATCTatctatgctaaaaaaaaaaaaaaaaaaaaaaaaaaaaaatacttacacaCTGATATACGGGCACAAGCTAACCTTCTTTCTGTCAGTAGGAGCATCCACAGAGAAACTTACCTATATATGTCCAATCAACTGTAACATCCACAGAAACGTACTAACACGCATACTAGTAAGTAGACATACTAACCTCCTGCACCCACTGTTTCAACTGCGTGAGTCCCTCCATCCAGCGGTTTAGCCAGCGGTTCACCAGGAAACCTTCAATGCGCAGTTGTCTGGTGATTATGAGAGAAGCGTCGAATGGACCTGTTGGAGGAAATTCATTGCTAAAGTTGACTGGGGGATGCGCCTGGAAGGGTGACTGGGATTATTAAAGTCTGGGCGAATGTAACCCGACCGACTGAGTTATTTCTGTAAAGGGAAGGTAGTGAAATGATCCTTTAAGTGTGAAACCAAAAGGGGCTAGTGTCATGTCATTATtatatgaagatggaatccaggtggattctagttttacagtgtgggtttttataccatagtatcaacacggtagtgtgttttcttctttcatgcTGTCACATGTATATTGGTACATCCTCATTATAGTTGTAATCAATATTACCTTCCTCACCATCACTGCcagtatatataatcaatatattcatGATTCATTACTTTTGCTTTTAACTTAACATGTCACTAATAtgcttatgattatcactatcatagtaACCATCATTATCGCCCTTACCATAACCACAATCACGCTCATTATCCTAACAACGCCCCTTCATCATTTTCTTAATGACCTTATCAACATATCATTAcaaccaccataatcatcattgccaCCAAGCTCACCTTCATTCACCCTCATCAAAACATAACCACACATTACATACTATTAGCAATCAATTTCCCTTGGTCTTTGTTCTCGTTGTTGTAAGTGGAGATCGCGCCACAGACCGAGATGCGGGCGTGGTCAACCATGTGTCGAAGGGCGTGGAGAGTGAAGTCGCCGCCCACCTGAGGAGAACATGAGGGGAAAGTGAGTTATCAGTAGTTATTTCTGAGGAGGATTATACCTTTGAGGAGAATAAGAGACGAATATGACAGACTGATTAAGAGTGATTAACATTGAAGTGAATATGAGGTGAAAATGAGACATTAATAGACAATGTCAGAAAATAAGAATATGGGTGATGATGAATGAGATTACAGTGATTTACTAGCGGATTATGAAATTGCACTTGAGAAAAGACACCGATTTAAACGTGATTCTCTAGTTATCGTAACAATAAACTCATGGCATTCACTGGAAAAAAATCACTTTAAAAgagctatataaatgtataaaataataaagaataaggtccccccccccccctctctctctctctctctctctctctctctctctctctctctctctctctctctctctctctctctctctctctttcagtctttctcgccccccccccctctctctctcgctctctctttctttctctttctctctctctctctctcccactctctttctttccacctttctcgcatcatctctctcctttaccccttttTCTCCTACTCTCCTGACCTTTTCCATCTTACACTTCACCctatcttcctctcaccccctaccccttccccatttttttctccctttctctcatactACTTTCTTTTCtaatccccccaccccttcactccctgtccacccccctcctccctccaacctcctatcctcctctcacccctaccccttcccctccccttccatctcccctctcacccctcctactttccctcctatccctcccccccaccctctttcatcCATgcacccacgccccccccccccccctctcattcatcAACTCACGCCCACATCCACCCACGTCCACAGCCAGCCACGCCCACAGCCACCATCCACCCACGCCCACAGAAAACCATGCCCACATTTACGACGCCCACAGCAACCCCCTCACCCATCGACCCACATCTGCCCACGCCAACCTCCACCTACATTGTCGAAATAGCAGTGGATTCCCCCCGGCGCCGCCTTCTTCAGCTCCTCGTCGACATTGGCGGTTTTGTAGTTGAAGACGTGGTCGGCCCCGAGCTCCTTGACCCAGGCGCACTTGTCCTCAGAGCCGGCGGACGCGATGACCTTGcagcctggggggaggggggcgggagttAGGTTTTGTatgcgtatttgtttgtgtatgtgtgtttgtttgtttgtttgcgtgcgtgcgtgtgtgtgtgtgtgtgtgtgtgtgtgtgtgtgtgtgtgtgtgtgtgtgtgtgtgtgtgtgtgtgtgtgtgtgtgtctgtgtgtgtgtttgtgtgtgtgaacatatatgtatatgtatatgcatatgtatatacatgaatatatatgccgTATACATAGgcccacacacaaaataatatcatacatacacgcatagacacatactaacatacattcatacatacataaatacttgtaCATGTCAAAATTAGCATTGTAAACCGTGTCCACAAGCCATTCCTCAACCTGCCTTTAATCTTGGCAATCTGGACCACGGCGCTCCCCACAGCTCCGGCCGCAGCGTTCACCagcactgtctctccctctttcgggtTGCAGAGCTCGAGGAAACCGAAGTAGGCGGTGTTTCTGCAATGGTTGAATGGgcggtgagtgtgggtgggtggaaggggtgggaaggagtgagggggaggggggggagtatctggttagatatatattttttttctagagtGAGTTTTCTTTAAGAGCTTGGGAATGAAAGTGTGTTCTATATATCATTGAAATATAACTCCctgtttcttcgttttctctaatTCAGTCATAACCTtcaacctctttctttctttgactgttttctctctttactctaaacatttatttattttctcccgttttattttattttccttctgatTCTTTTTCAGTTCActtcctttcctgttttcttttttctgttcgaTTTCTAGTCCTTTGTTGTTTCTAAACTATtttacccttctcctcttcctttcttctttcttaaattTTCCATTCGTACCTGTTCGTCTTTTGCTGTGCCTGCTCATCTACAATTAatgcttcctcctctccctttaaactcgtcctcttccattcctacgttacctcttactctcttctgtctcctcttttacTCCTTCCCTTATCACCACCCtcatattcccttccctcctccactctccctaccaacccactctttccctcccccttccttgcctaattacctacctacccactctAGCTTTAAATCttgccctcccacctccaccctattctcttctcttctcctccttcaccacttACCTCCCAACCCACTCtatctttgcctccccccccccccctaccctcctacctccacatcattccctctctttctccctccctccccacttaccTACCAGCCCACTCTAactcttacccttttccttcctccttaccctcccacctccaccgtattccctccctccttccttccccacttacCCAGGCATTCCAATGACCCCAAGACCTAGGGTCTTGGACATACCACTCAGGTCAGGCAGAGGGGAGTAGGTGAAGCCGATCTTCTTCAGCTCCTCCGCCTTGATGTGGGTGTGGGACCGCCAGCCGGTGTAGCACATCATGTACGAACCGACCTTCCACGACGGGTTCTTGCTCTCGATAACTCTGGGGGAGGTAGAGGATACAGTAATGGAATGCAACTATACAGTGTACATACAACACAACGGGTTCTTGCTCTCGATAACCCTGGGGCAATACAATAATAGAATGCAATAATACAGTGTAAATAGTACACTACGGTCTCTTGTTCTCGATCACTCTTCTGGGgggataatacaataatacactGTAATGTATTTTCCACTGCGGATTTCTCTTAGAATACAACAATACAGTGTAGATGCAATAGTGCAATGTATCTTCTACTGCGGGATCTTGCTCTCGATTATtcaggggaaagggtgggggatacCATTATACTGTGTAAATGGAATAGTGTGATATGTTTTCTACTTTGGGTTCTTCCTCTTGATTGgactgggggaagaggggaaatacaaTGTTACAGAGGAAATATAACAGTATGATGCATTTTCCACGGTAGGGGTCTTGTCCTCGATCACTCTGGGGGGAAGTTAAATATTACAGTACAATTATACTGTGAAAATACAATGGTGTTATGTACCTTCCACCTCGGGTTCTTGCTCTCAATCGCtcgggagaatggggggggggggggagaactctAACAGAAGACACTAATACAAATAAAGCGATCGAATATCTCTTCTACTGTAATTCTTCCTCTCGATACGGATAAGGAAATACATTAATGCAATACAACTGTTCaatgtaaaaacaacaatataatgtACTTGAATGAGAGGTAGCAATATAGAAGAATGCAACAATGCAATGTAGTAAAGTACAAGTACTTGTTGCAAACCTAAGGGAATAGGGACTAACTCAGTAGTTAGAGTTGAGGaaatatattacatttacttTAGAATCCCCTAATAACTTTAACcggttttctttttaaacatcaaAGAAAACTATTGGGGTGACTAATATATTAATCAGCTATTTCGGTATGAACGTGTGGGATATAtgaatacagtacacacacacacacacacacacacacacacacacacacacacacacacacacacacacacacacacacacacacacatatggtgatAGACTGATTCCCAATTTCTCATCCTAGTTACATGGTAACGCTGAGATAATTAATTACAACAGCAGCATCTCCGTGCAATGAAATAGAATAACTTGTGTCCACGTATGCTCCCACtagaccaggggttcccaaactttttgttcctcagtaccccttaggctttttataggttcccatgtacccctaacactaaaaattaagcttaatagtaaaaaaggacattttaatattttaattatttaagtctgcatgtttagaaatttcaataaaggtggtgctaatcaacacaaagaaaatgagaaaagtgcaatctgagtgcagattacaacaccatgtattgtgcaagtaattgtttccttcagaccaaatgtaccccctgaaacgtgcaaatgtacccctgggggtacatgtaccccagtttgggaacccctgcactAGACAGTAAACCATATTTGGTTTTGAGGTGCTAATCTTTTTCATTGCCGTTCAGACTAACCAGCCGCCACGATGTTATGTTCATAATTCTGTCGAGGGAAAGCACACTTGGAAGGATAATTCACAGCAAACCGGCGTGAGTCTTATAGCTTAGAGGCGAAGAAGCATTTCCAAGTTGAAGAAGGTCATCAAATCCCAGTCCTTGAACCCAGAACCCGTAGTCACTTCTCTTGGAACTCTAAAGGCGCTCAAACACCAAATTGTTTCTAAACAGAAGGCTGCTAAGTACGCCTTCTCAAAGTGTCCTACGTTGGATACCATTACCTCCGTTGTATAGGCCTACGTCGTTCTCGCTCAAGAGTGATAGACAGAAAGCCTCTCATGTTTCCGTATGAAAAAAGGGTGATTCTAATGTAGCAATCCTTGTAGACTGGCATGGGGTTTTGTGGCCATGAATCAAAAGGTCCGAGATCTGAACACCCCTATTGTGAGCTGTATCCCCCACAGtagacaacaaaaatattaagatcTAGTAATTTTGTGGTATTGTATGTTTATC
Above is a window of Penaeus chinensis breed Huanghai No. 1 chromosome 19, ASM1920278v2, whole genome shotgun sequence DNA encoding:
- the LOC125035248 gene encoding synaptotagmin-10-like, with the protein product MFASTHVCVVLFLSGHVTPPFSSIPLPNDPPPPFIFPQVESVSSRVQELKSSKRFLSTTSLNIDIYNEESTQEESQTDFSVKRNPYVEFTLLWASCNSTFTVYVLRLTNLPPKYVGCSCSLIIKLVRPKITMSKTSVRLQNVDLNPEYSQVFTFADVSLKDLQLSDLKFEVIARRSGHLLNKPVADLLVPLSKVKLEADKPVTALEPLCLRKKDAAPDRNGRRASDANWGEIQVLAQYKETGSSQGRVKIVVLKAQSTVVSAKNSGEYHVEVIMRKGEEVQEVTTTKAALGLKPVWNAPFIFDVSQEKISEHWIELNLIRLGWTKRKATLGQAFLGLGTTPRGSQHWQSIAECPGREVTLWHPVVQEE
- the LOC125035393 gene encoding prostaglandin reductase 1-like codes for the protein MVTAKVWVMAKRPLGEPTLEDFKLQEEELPACGQGDVIIEAECLSVDPYMRYRARMIPVGSVMVGGQVARVIESKNPSWKVGSYMMCYTGWRSHTHIKAEELKKIGFTYSPLPDLSGMSKTLGLGVIGMPGNTAYFGFLELCNPKEGETVLVNAAAGAVGSAVVQIAKIKGCKVIASAGSEDKCAWVKELGADHVFNYKTANVDEELKKAAPGGIHCYFDNVGGDFTLHALRHMVDHARISVCGAISTYNNENKDQGKLIANSPFDASLIITRQLRIEGFLVNRWLNRWMEGLTQLKQWVQEGKLKYKETVTQGFENMPKAFIGLFHGENIGKAVVVV